From the Rhinatrema bivittatum chromosome 3, aRhiBiv1.1, whole genome shotgun sequence genome, one window contains:
- the HEY2 gene encoding hairy/enhancer-of-split related with YRPW motif protein 2, producing MKRPCEDLSSDSDMDETIDVGSENNYSGQSSGSLIRSSSPTTSSQIMARKKRRGIIEKRRRDRINNSLSELRRLVPTAFEKQGSAKLEKAEILQMTVDHLKMLQATGGKGYFDAHTLAMDFLSIGFRECLTEVARYLSSVEGLDSSDPLRVRLVSHLSTCASQREAVAMTSSLAHPPHSLHPQHWTAAFHHLPAALLQQSGLVSPETTPCRLSVASEAPPAHASALLTATFAHADSALRAPSAGGGVAPCVPPLSTSLLSLSATVHAAATAAQSFPLTLTGAFPVLPPAAVMAASATAALSPQLAVSAASSPRQGSGTGSGKPYRPWGTEVGAF from the exons ATGAAGCGGCCGTGCGAGGACCTGAGTTCCGACAGCGACATGGACGAGACCATAGACGTGGGCAGCGAGAACAACTACTCGGG gcaGAGCAGCGGCTCTCTGATCAGATCCAGTTCTCCGACCACCAGCTCTCAGATCATGGCCAGGAAGAAGAGACGCGGG aTCATAGAGAAGAGGCGCCGGGATCGCATCAATAACAGCCTGTCTGAGCTGCGGCGACTTGTGCCAACCGCCTTTGAAAAACAA GGATCTGCCAAattagaaaaagcagaaatactgcaaaTGACAGTGGATCATCTGAAGATGCTCCAGGCCACAGGAGGCAAAG GATATTTCGATGCCCACACCTTGGCGATGGACTTCCTGAGCATCGGTTTCCGGGAGTGCCTGACGGAGGTGGCCAGGTACCTGAGCTCGGTGGAAGGCCTGGATTCCTCGGACCCCCTGCGGGTGCGCCTCGTCTCCCACCTCAGCACCTGCGCCTCTCAGCGGGAAGCCGTGGCCATGACGTCCTCGCTGGCCCACCCTCCCCACTCGCTGCACCCCCAGCACTGGACGGCCGCCTTCCACCACCTGCCCGCCGCCCTGCTGCAGCAGAGCGGACTGGTCTCGCCCGAAACCACCCCCTGCAGACTCTCCGTGGCCTCGGAGGCGCCGCCGGCGCACGCGTCCGCCCTGCTCACCGCCACCTTCGCCCACGCTGACTCGGCTCTCCGGGCGCCCTCTGCCGGCGGCGGCGTGGCCCCCTGCGTGCCTCCGCTCTCCACCTCCCTGCTGTCGCTCTCCGCCACCGTGCACGCCGCTGCCACCGCTGCTCAGAGCTTCCCGTTGACCCTGACCGGCGCCTTTCCCGTGCTGCCGCCGGCCGCGGTGATGGCGGCCTCGGCCACGGCAGCCCTCAGCCCGCAGCTTGCCGTGTCGGCAGCTTCCAGTCCGCGGCAGGGCAGCGGCACTGGGAGCGGCAAACCATACCGGCCCTGGGGGACTGAAGTGGGAGCTTTCTAG